A region from the Oncorhynchus nerka isolate Pitt River unplaced genomic scaffold, Oner_Uvic_2.0 unplaced_scaffold_1549, whole genome shotgun sequence genome encodes:
- the LOC115139933 gene encoding receptor tyrosine-protein kinase erbB-3-like, whose amino-acid sequence MKEMYSGCEIVMGNLEITMMEHWRDFTFLQSIREVTGYILIAINQFSRLPLDQLRVIRGTTLYEDRFALAVLVNYQKDGQHGLKELGLTHLTEILEGGVQIIQNKFLSYTPQVNWLDIVKDGDSEVIINENGPEQPCDEACGGPCWGPRNDTCQSLTKTVCAPQCNGRCFGRSPSECCHMECAGGCTGPLDTDCFACRNFNNSGSCVPQCPQTLIYNKHTFKLEPNPSAKYQYSSICVAQCPTNFVVDGSSCVSSCPSYKTEMEKKGVKRCESCGGLCPKACQGTGTASRQTVDSQNIDSFINCTKIQGSLHFLVTGIKGDPYNNITALDPEKLKIFRTVREITDVLSIQSWPENLTDLSVFSNLGTIQGRTLYRGYALLVMRIPSLTYLGLRSLQSINDGGVYITGNRKLCYHHTVNWTRLFSSSSRPQRHQKNIDVKDNRPQSQCVAEGHMCDPLCSSEGCWGPGPDQCLSCKNYSRGGTCVNQCRFLTGKGREFTSPKGECMPCHSECEVQEGQPTCIGLGANECVMCASLRDGPHCVSSCPEGVMGEKGLIFKYPNQQRRCEPCHLNCTQGCSGPGIGDCLDSTRLTDGQSITGIVLGVLAAVIVGFSIFVMSVLYRRGLAIRRKRAMRRYLESGESFEPLDPGEKVVKVHARILKVTELRKIKLLGTGVFGSVHKGIWIPEGDSVKIPVAIKTIHDRMGQNTFHEITEHMMVMGSLDHQYIVRLLGVCPGASLQLVTQLSNQGSLLEHIRHHRDSLDPQRLLNWCVQIAKGMYYLQEHMMVHRNLAARNVLLKSDYMVQISDYGITDLLYPDDKKYFYNETAIKWMALESILFRRYTHQSDVWSYGVTVWEMMSYGAEPYSAMRPQEVPDLLEKGERLSQPPICTIDVYMVMVKCWMIDENVRPTFKELANEFTRMARDPPRYLVIKGSPSDSPSDVSHQRSTKLDDMEAGQEDQDEDGTPPLYRSQARSLSRLSGKDSHRGVHSSQAGYLPMTPGLDNPQMVWPSVSRSRLNSARTMSESSEGRGTVVELEMSEYFLLAGSMRRKRHREDSAYMSQRDSMSGGPSETPSPDTEGEKDQSGYMLPGLGDSPERETLLFSSQVTLPHWRTSKVSSYPSGPSEDHDSACEEYEYMNKQASIMYLSPRQQPEHSKDSPHRLKMNKRQCSSVPDTEYSKCMGYRTSAGENRGGQTKNEEHQDYEFPALNSDSDNTEQQGSGDMEYKYMDIQSVGPEASERPDDPPTRDVPHPGATPKQGMKGEREEEDDEYVVEYVEEDDYQYTNRQPKLRQDLRGREGLRMQGGGEGEVDEYEDMDSLAAPGAGDPVEYENVQREGEGAVGGMGGQHTGMGAFVKVRAGVGEPSGGDCSFDNPDYWQSRLFLKLNAVNT is encoded by the exons ATGAAGGAGATGTACAGTGGCTGTGAGATCGTCATGGGTAACCTGGAGATCACCATGATGGAACACTGGAGGGACTTCACCTTTCTTCAG TCTATTAGAGAAGTGACGGGCTACATCCTCATTGCCATTAACCAGTTCAGCCGGCTCCCGCTGGACCAGCTCCGTGTCATAAGAGGCACCACTCTGTACGAGGATCGCTTTGCTCTGGCTGTCCTCGTCAACTACCAAAAGGACGGCCAACACGGACTGAAGGAGCTGGGCCTCACACACCTCACag AGATACTGGAGGGAGGGGTGCAGATCATTCAGAATAAGTTCCTGAGCTATACCCCTCAGGTGAACTGGTTGGACATCGTGAAGGATGGAGACTCTGAAGTCATCATCAACGAGAACGGGCCTGAAC AGCCGTGTGATGAGGCATGCGGCGGTCCATGTTGGGGGCCCAGGAATGACACCTGCCAGAGCT tGACGAAGACAGTGTGTGCCCCTCAGTGTAATGGCCGCTGCTTTGGGAGGAGTCCTAGTGAATGCTGTCATATGGAGTGTGCAGGAGGTTGCACCGGACCCCTGGACACCGACTGCTTT GCCTGCCGTAACTTCAACAACTCAGGCTCCTGTGTGCCCCAGTGTCCCCAGACTCTCATCTACAACAAGCACACCTTCAAACTGGAGCCCAACCCCAGCGCCAAGTACCAGTACAGTTCCATCTGTGTGGCCCAGTGCCCCA CTAATTTTGTGGTGGACGGGAGCTCGTGTGTGAGCAGCTGCCCTTCTTATAAGACGGAGATGGAGAAGAAAGGAGTGAAGAGGTGTGAGTCCTGTGGAGGCCTCTGTCCCAAAG CTTGTCAAGGAACAGGCACAGCCTCCAGGCAGACAGTGGACTCTCAGAACATTGACAGTTTCATCAACTGCACCAAGATCCAGGGTAGCCTTCACTTCCTGGTCACCGGGATTAAAGG TGATCCCTACAACAACATCACAGCTTTGGACCcagagaaactgaagatcttcagaactgtgagagagatcacag ACGTTCTGAGTATCCAGTCATGGCCTGAAAATCTGACTGACCTGTCGGTGTTCTCCAACTTGGGAACCATACAAGGAAGAACCCTCTACAG gGGCTACGCCCTGCTGGTGATGCGTATCCCGTCACTGACCTACCTGGGGCTGCGCTCACTGCAGAGTATCAATGACGGCGGTGTCTACATCACAGGAAACAGGAAGCTATGCTACCACCACACCGTCAACTGGACACGCCTCTTCAGTAGTAGCTCCCGCCCACAGCGCCACCAGAAGAACATCGACGTCAAGGACAACCGACCCCAGAGCCAATGTG ttgcgGAGGGGCACATGTGTGACCCTCTGTGTTCGTCGGAGGGGTGTTGGGGTCCTGGGCCAGACCAGTGTCTATCCTGTAAGAACTACAGCCGGGGGGGAACCTGTGTCAATCAGTGCAGATTTCTCACCGG GAAGGGGCGTGAGTTTACAAGTCCGAAGGGAGAGTGTATGCCCTGTCACTCGGAGTGTGAGGTCCAGGAGGGACAGCCCACCTGCATTGGACTG GGAGCTAATGAGTGTGTGATGTGTGCCAGTCTGAGGGACGGTCCTCACTGTGTTTCCTCATGCCCTGAAGGAGTGATGGGGGAGAAGGGGCTCATCTTTAAATACCCCAACCAGCAGCGACGCTGTGAGCCCTGCCACCTCAACTGCACCCAGGG CTGCTCAGGCCCAGGAATTGGGGACTGTTTGGACTCCACCAGATTAACTGATGG CCAATCCATTACAGGAATAGTTTTGGGAGTTTTGGCAGCAGTGATAGTGGGCTTCTCCATCTTTGTGATGAGTGTTCTGTACCGCCGAGGTCTTGCCATCCGGCGCAAGAGAGCCATGAGGCGATACCTGGAGAGTGGAGAG AGTTTTGAGCCTTTGGACCCTGGTGAGAAAGTGGTCAAAGTTCATGCCAGGATCCTGAAGGTCACTGAACTCCGTAAGATCAAGCTACTGGGCACCGGTGTGTTCGGCTCCGTCCACAAG GGCATTTGGATTCCTGAGGGAGACTCAGTGAAGATCCCCGTGGCCATAAAGACTATTCATGATCGAATGGGGCAAAATACCTTCCATGAGATCACAGAG CACATGATGGTGATGGGTAGCTTGGACCACCAGTACATTGTCAGGCTCTTAGGTGTCTGTCCAGGTGCTAGTCTCCAGCTGGTTACCCAGCTAAGCAATCAGGGGTCCTTACTGGAGCACATCAGGCACCACAGGGACAGCCTGGACCCACAGAGGCTGCTCAACTGGTGTGTGCAGATTGCCAAG GGTATGTACTATCTGCAGGAACACATGATGGTCCACAGAAACCTGGCAGCCCGTAACGTGCTCCTGAAGAGTGACTACATGGTCCAGATCTCTGATTACGGCATCACAGACCTGCTCTACCCCGATGACAAAAAGTACTTCTACAATGAG ACGGCCATTAAATGGATGGCTCTGGAGAGCATCTTGTTCCGCAGATACACACATCAAAGTGATGTCTGGAGCTATG GAGTGACAGTGTGGGAGATGATGTCATATGGGGCGGAGCCCTACTCGGCGATGCGTCCACAAGAAGTGCCAGACCTTCTGGAGAAGGGCGAGCGTCTTTCCCAGCCACCCATCTGCACCATAGATGTCTACATGGTCATGGTCAAGT GCTGGATGATTGACGAGAATGTCCGTCCCACCTTCAAGGAACTGGCCAATGAGTTTACCAGAATGGCCAGGGACCCGCCGAGGTACCTTGTGATCAAG GGAAGCCCGTCAGACTCTCCATCAGATGTATCTCACCAACGAAGCACAAAGCTGGATGACATGGAGGCGGGGCAGGAGGACCAGGATGAGGACGGCACGCCCCCTCTCTACCGGTCACAGGCCAGGAGTCTCTCGAGACTTTCAGGAAAGGACAGTCACAGG GGTGTTCACAGCAGTCAGGCTGGATACCTGCCTATGACCCCAGGACTGGATAACCCTCAG ATGGTGTGGCCGTCAGTGTCCCGCTCTCGCCTCAATTCTGCCCGAACCATGTCAGAGAGTTCTGAAGGGCGGGGCACTGTGGTGGAGCTGGAGATGAGTGAATACTTTTTATTGGCTGGCAGCATGCGGAGAAAGCGGCATCGGGAGGACAGTGCCTACATGTCCCAGAGGGACAGCATGTCAGGGGGGCCGTCTGAGACCCCCTCCCCTGACACAGAGGGGGAGAAGGACCAGAGCGGATACATGCTCCCCGGACTGGGTGACAGCCCAGAGAGAG AGACCCTACTGTTTAGCTCCCAGGTCACCCTTCCTCACTGGAGGACGTCCAAGGTCTCCTCATACCCATCAGGACCCTCGGAGGACCATGACAGTGCCTGTGAGGAATATGAGTACATGAACAAACAGGCGTCCATTATGTATCTCTCCCCCAGGCAGCAACCTGAACATTCCAAAGATAGCCCACATCGGCTGAAGATGAACAAGAGGCAATGCTCTTCTGTGCCGGACACAGAGTACTCAAAGTGCATGGGGTACAGGACATCAGCTGGGGAGAACAGGGGAGGCCAAACCAAGAATGAAGAACACCAGGACTATGAATTCCCAGCTCTCAACTCTGATTCAGACAACACAGAGCAACAGGGCTCCGGTGATATGGAATACAAGTACATGGACATTCAAAGTGTTGGACCAGAAGCCAGTGAAAGACCAGACGATCCCCCAACACGAGATGTGCCTCACCCTGGAGCTACGCCTAAACAGGGGATGaaaggcgagagagaggaggaggacgacgAATACGTAGTAGAATACGTAGAAGAGGACGACTATCAATACACTAACAGGCAGCCCAAGCTGCGGCAGGATCTGAGAGGCAGGGAGGGTCTGAGGAtgcaaggaggaggagagggagaggtggatgaGTATGAGGACATGGATTCCCTGGCCGCCCCTGGAGCTGGGGACCCAGTGGAGTACGAGAATGTGCAGAGAGAAGGTGAAGGCGCAGTGGGAGGCATGGGGGGTCAGCACACAGGGATGGGGGCATTTGTAAAAGTGCGTGCAGGGGTAGGGGAGCCTAGTGGCGGAGATTGCTCCTTTGACAATCCAGACTACTGGCAGAGCAGGTTGTTCCTAAAGCTTAATGCTGTGAACACGTAG